From Sporolituus thermophilus DSM 23256:
GTCTGATGAAACGGCACATAGCCAAGTTCATCCAGAATTAACACGTCGGCCTTTGCAAGTTCCCGGCGAAACTTCGTCAAAGTGCCGTCACCATGCTTAAATTGCAGGAGACTGACCAGGTCAGCTACCCGAAAAAACCGAACCAGCTTGCCCTTTCTTGCCGCTTCTATGCCCAGCGCAATGGCCAGGTGAGTCTTACCTGTACCCACCGCTCCCAACATGAGGATGTTCTCTTTTTGCCCTAGCCACTCCAGGCTTAATAGTTTTTCTTTGCCGTAATTAGCTGGGAAGGTAACGGTATCAAACGAGTAACTGTCAAGGGTTTTAAGCTGAGGGAAACCGGCTCTTTTTATGAGACGGTTGAGTTTCATCCGCTGCCGGCCGACAAGTTCGGCTGTTAATACTTCC
This genomic window contains:
- the istB gene encoding IS21-like element helper ATPase IstB is translated as MNQTLTDICRQLRLAYVSAAVNEKASAELKVLVTEVLTAELVGRQRMKLNRLIKRAGFPQLKTLDSYSFDTVTFPANYGKEKLLSLEWLGQKENILMLGAVGTGKTHLAIALGIEAARKGKLVRFFRVADLVSLLQFKHGDGTLTKFRRELAKADVLILDELGYVPFHQTGSELLFHVITDCYERQSVIVTSNLEFSQWSTIFGDAKLTAALVDRLVHHARILAFSGESYRLRHALGNMENSQI